A stretch of the Bacillus sp. B-jedd genome encodes the following:
- a CDS encoding ABC transporter ATP-binding protein produces the protein MTKLLEVKNLEVSFQTYGGEVRAVRGVSFDLNKGETLAIVGESGSGKSVTAQTIMKLIPMPPGKIKAGQIIFNGEDIVSKKERQMEKIRGKEISMIFQDPMTSLNPTMKVGRQIMEGLIKHQNMSTAAAKERAVEMLRLVGIPMPERRVNQYPHEFSGGMRQRAMIAIALAANPQLLIADEPTTALDVTIQAQILDLMKDLQSKMDTSIIFITHDLGVVANVADRVVVMYAGQIVEMGTVDEIFYDPRHPYTWGLLASMPSLDSDDKSDLAAIPGTPPDLTNPPKGDAFAARNPYAMAIDFEQEPPLYQISETHYARTWLLHPDAPKVEPPEAVKKRMRKLASTFDEPRLVKEGK, from the coding sequence ATGACAAAATTGCTTGAAGTAAAAAACCTGGAAGTCTCATTCCAGACTTACGGCGGTGAAGTAAGGGCTGTCCGGGGTGTCAGCTTCGACTTAAATAAGGGTGAGACATTAGCGATCGTGGGTGAATCCGGATCTGGGAAGAGCGTGACTGCCCAGACTATCATGAAACTCATTCCGATGCCTCCCGGCAAAATTAAGGCCGGGCAGATTATCTTCAACGGCGAGGATATTGTGTCCAAAAAAGAACGGCAAATGGAAAAGATCCGTGGTAAAGAAATCAGCATGATCTTCCAGGATCCGATGACTTCCTTGAACCCGACAATGAAAGTCGGCCGCCAGATTATGGAGGGGCTTATCAAACACCAAAATATGAGCACCGCGGCTGCTAAAGAGCGCGCGGTTGAAATGCTCCGTCTTGTTGGTATTCCAATGCCTGAAAGGCGCGTCAATCAGTATCCCCATGAGTTCTCAGGCGGGATGAGACAGCGCGCGATGATCGCAATCGCCCTAGCGGCAAATCCGCAGCTCCTTATTGCGGACGAGCCTACAACGGCTCTTGATGTTACCATCCAGGCTCAAATTCTTGACCTGATGAAAGATCTCCAGAGCAAAATGGATACATCCATTATCTTTATTACGCACGATCTTGGGGTTGTTGCAAACGTAGCTGACCGGGTTGTCGTTATGTATGCTGGACAAATTGTGGAAATGGGCACAGTGGATGAAATCTTCTATGACCCGCGCCATCCTTATACATGGGGCTTGCTGGCTTCAATGCCTAGCCTGGACAGTGACGATAAATCAGACCTTGCTGCCATTCCTGGAACACCGCCTGATTTGACAAATCCTCCTAAGGGAGATGCTTTCGCGGCTCGGAATCCATATGCCATGGCAATTGATTTCGAACAGGAGCCTCCGCTATACCAGATTTCGGAGACCCATTATGCCAGAACATGGCTGCTCCATCCGGATGCGCCAAAGGTTGAGCCTCCTGAAGCGGTTAAGAAGCGAATGAGGAAACTGGCCTCTACATTCGATGAGCCAAGGCTTGTCAAGGAGGGGAAATAA
- the mecA gene encoding adaptor protein MecA — MEIERINENTVKFYISYIDIEERGFDREEIWYNRERSEELFWEMMDEIHQEEEFIVEGPLWIQVQALDKGLEVLVTKAQLSKDGQKFELPVPNEKLKDFPVDDQIEEMLDHHFTSGNEEGAEEDQGILDFLLSFRDFEDIIQLSKRGGLDGIETSLYHYENRYYLYVEFPEEQFEEEKIDDLLSILLEYGEESQLTIHRLQEYGKEVIAKDVFSEIRKHF; from the coding sequence ATGGAGATTGAACGCATTAATGAAAATACTGTCAAGTTTTACATCTCTTATATAGATATAGAAGAAAGAGGCTTCGACCGTGAAGAAATCTGGTATAACAGGGAACGGAGCGAAGAACTTTTTTGGGAAATGATGGACGAAATCCATCAGGAGGAAGAATTTATTGTCGAAGGCCCGTTATGGATACAGGTTCAGGCATTAGACAAAGGCCTTGAAGTCCTCGTCACCAAAGCGCAGTTGTCGAAGGATGGCCAGAAATTCGAATTGCCTGTCCCAAATGAGAAGCTTAAGGACTTTCCAGTGGATGATCAGATTGAAGAAATGCTTGATCATCACTTTACTTCGGGGAATGAAGAAGGAGCTGAAGAGGATCAAGGGATACTTGATTTTCTGCTATCCTTCCGTGACTTTGAAGATATCATTCAGCTTTCCAAGCGCGGAGGCCTTGATGGAATAGAAACCAGCCTTTACCACTATGAAAATCGATATTATTTGTATGTTGAATTTCCGGAAGAGCAGTTTGAGGAAGAAAAAATCGATGACTTGCTGAGCATCCTTCTTGAGTACGGGGAAGAAAGCCAATTGACGATTCACCGCCTTCAAGAGTACGGCAAAGAAGTAATTGCCAAGGATGTCTTCTCCGAAATTCGCAAGCATTTTTAA
- a CDS encoding ABC transporter permease has translation MVRYIIRRLLFMLLSLFLIITATFFLMRLAPGNPFTSEKQLPAEIEKALNAHYGLDQPWYVQYGEYLGRIAQWDFGPSFKYKARTVNDLIETGFPVSLALGLEAIFISVSLGVLLGIIAALRHNKWQDYGAMIFAVMGISVPSFIMASLLQYVFAIKLQLLPVARWDSFTHTILPALALASTPMAFIARLTRSSMLEVLSNDYIRTAKAKGLSERVITVKHAIRNALLPVVTYLGPLSASVITGSFVIEKIFGIPGLGNHFVTSITNRDYTVIMGVTVFFSIILLMAILLVDIAYGLIDPRIKLAGGKKGE, from the coding sequence TTGGTCAGATACATCATTCGAAGATTACTGTTTATGCTGCTTTCTCTTTTCCTGATAATAACGGCCACGTTCTTCCTTATGAGGCTTGCGCCGGGAAATCCGTTTACTTCTGAAAAGCAATTGCCAGCTGAAATCGAGAAAGCGCTGAATGCGCATTATGGGTTGGATCAGCCTTGGTATGTCCAATATGGGGAGTACCTGGGAAGGATTGCCCAGTGGGATTTTGGCCCTTCGTTTAAATATAAAGCAAGGACGGTCAATGATTTGATCGAGACAGGTTTTCCTGTTTCACTCGCCCTTGGACTTGAAGCTATTTTTATTTCCGTTTCATTAGGTGTTCTTTTAGGGATTATCGCCGCGTTAAGGCATAATAAATGGCAGGACTATGGTGCGATGATTTTCGCGGTCATGGGAATATCGGTACCGTCATTCATCATGGCCTCGCTCCTGCAATATGTTTTTGCCATTAAACTGCAACTCCTGCCGGTTGCAAGATGGGATTCATTCACCCATACAATCCTGCCGGCACTCGCACTTGCGTCTACGCCGATGGCTTTTATCGCGCGTCTGACCAGGTCGAGCATGCTTGAAGTACTGTCCAATGATTATATCCGGACAGCGAAGGCAAAAGGACTTAGCGAAAGGGTTATCACTGTCAAACATGCGATCCGGAATGCGCTGCTGCCTGTCGTCACTTATCTTGGACCGCTTTCAGCAAGTGTAATTACAGGAAGCTTTGTTATTGAGAAGATTTTTGGTATCCCTGGATTGGGGAACCATTTTGTAACATCAATCACCAACCGCGATTATACAGTTATCATGGGTGTTACCGTATTCTTCAGTATCATCCTGCTGATGGCTATTCTCCTGGTCGACATCGCGTATGGCTTAATTGATCCGCGAATTAAACTGGCTGGCGGAAAGAAAGGAGAATAA
- the cls gene encoding cardiolipin synthase — MKNTVRVLLFLLILAAAIFIFRENLESDVFQVFSLIITFSVFFIGLVIFLENRHPTQTITWLVVLGSFPFLGFIFYLLFGRNYKKERIFRKKYFLDKQAFLTVEGDINELPAGRQAKYEGQQHKLVTLAQRLGNSPISFTTETKTLANGSETFGHILKELKKAKHHIHLEYYIVRDDEIGREIKAILCRKAREGVEVRFLYDAVGSWQLSRKYVTDLKKAGVEVIPFGPVKLPFLNNKFNFRNHRKIIVIDGTTGFVGGLNIGDEYLGRVKKIGFWRDTHLMLKGDAVRSLQLIFLQDWYYMTNKSLLTDDYLRQVPAGRDLGGVQLIAGGPDNEWTAIKKIFFSMITSAQKSVWIASPYFIPDEDIKSALQVAALSGIDVRLLVPDKPDKRIVFHASRSYFPDLLEAGVKVYEYQKGFMHSKIVIVDGELASIGTSNMDMRSFHLNFEVNAFLYRTDSTRKLVNDYLNDMKDSKKLELESFQKRHLGYRLLESTSRLMSPLL, encoded by the coding sequence ATGAAAAACACAGTGAGAGTATTATTATTTTTATTGATATTGGCGGCAGCCATTTTTATTTTTCGGGAAAATCTCGAGTCGGATGTTTTTCAGGTTTTCAGTTTGATCATAACTTTTTCAGTCTTTTTTATTGGGCTGGTTATCTTTCTCGAAAACAGGCACCCGACCCAGACGATAACATGGCTAGTAGTCCTTGGCAGTTTTCCGTTCCTCGGCTTCATATTTTATCTGTTATTCGGCCGCAATTATAAAAAAGAACGTATTTTTCGTAAAAAGTACTTTCTTGATAAGCAGGCATTTTTGACAGTTGAAGGGGATATTAACGAACTCCCGGCAGGTAGGCAAGCGAAGTATGAAGGTCAGCAACATAAATTGGTCACTCTTGCGCAAAGGCTTGGAAATAGTCCAATTTCGTTTACAACCGAAACGAAGACCCTTGCGAATGGCAGTGAAACCTTCGGACATATCCTGAAGGAACTGAAAAAAGCGAAGCACCATATACATCTTGAATATTATATTGTCAGAGACGATGAGATCGGCAGGGAAATCAAGGCAATCTTATGCAGGAAAGCCCGTGAAGGGGTCGAGGTCCGTTTTCTGTATGATGCAGTAGGTTCCTGGCAGCTTTCGCGCAAGTATGTCACGGATTTAAAGAAAGCCGGAGTTGAGGTCATCCCATTCGGTCCTGTTAAACTCCCGTTCTTAAATAATAAATTCAATTTCAGGAACCATCGGAAAATTATTGTTATTGATGGGACAACCGGTTTTGTCGGCGGGCTGAATATCGGTGACGAATATTTGGGCCGGGTCAAAAAAATCGGTTTCTGGCGAGATACACATTTAATGCTGAAGGGGGACGCTGTCCGTTCCCTGCAGCTTATCTTTCTGCAGGACTGGTATTACATGACGAATAAAAGCCTGCTCACGGATGACTATCTTCGCCAAGTACCGGCAGGCCGGGATTTAGGCGGGGTACAGCTCATTGCTGGCGGGCCTGATAATGAATGGACAGCTATTAAGAAAATTTTCTTTTCGATGATTACTTCCGCGCAAAAATCAGTCTGGATCGCCTCGCCGTACTTCATTCCGGATGAGGATATAAAATCCGCTTTACAGGTGGCCGCGCTTAGCGGTATAGACGTGAGGCTGCTCGTTCCAGATAAACCAGATAAGCGGATTGTTTTTCATGCATCCAGGTCTTATTTTCCTGACCTTCTCGAGGCTGGCGTGAAAGTGTATGAGTACCAGAAAGGCTTCATGCACAGCAAAATCGTGATTGTTGACGGTGAACTGGCTTCAATTGGTACATCAAATATGGATATGAGAAGCTTTCATTTAAACTTTGAGGTCAATGCGTTCCTATACAGGACTGATAGCACACGAAAGCTCGTCAATGACTATCTGAACGATATGAAGGATTCGAAAAAGCTGGAACTGGAAAGCTTCCAGAAACGCCATCTCGGCTACAGACTTTTAGAGTCTACCTCAAGACTTATGTCTCCGCTTTTATAA
- a CDS encoding competence protein CoiA: MLTANTKNGGRICLANGYSRATLEYWREHEEFFCPMCGGKLRIKLGEKRIFHFSHLSHACEESNFERESDYHLAGKGGLYRWLFRQNIPVAAERYDPHIRQRPDITFHYENRLYALEFQCSTIPDNILIKRTENYVNAGYIPIWILGGSRLPSISGNTITLSGFDYLFLRSSSRNPGFIQAYCPDSGRISLIQNILPYSPSKAFASIQSFPLRKLQLNQLLCPVPAGRLSLFQWKKRLERSKLAIGANPRSPHQLFLEELYKAGLNIFLLPAEIGLPCYNAAAIATFPVIWQMYIYLDLLGKALPGDVITAEEAAACLFRRAERGQLIFRKLPLAKEISEESAAAEYLAMLSSFGLLKRKGEGTFILQKGFTFPKSNAEQFVLSEAFYGKYR; this comes from the coding sequence TTGTTAACGGCGAACACAAAAAACGGCGGAAGGATTTGCCTGGCCAACGGGTATTCACGCGCCACGCTGGAATATTGGCGGGAGCATGAAGAGTTTTTCTGCCCGATGTGCGGCGGAAAGCTGAGGATCAAGCTGGGCGAAAAAAGGATCTTCCACTTTTCCCATTTAAGCCATGCCTGTGAAGAAAGCAATTTTGAACGGGAATCGGACTATCATTTAGCCGGGAAAGGCGGACTGTATCGGTGGCTTTTTCGTCAAAATATTCCCGTAGCTGCGGAGAGATACGATCCTCATATCCGCCAGCGCCCCGACATTACTTTCCACTACGAAAACCGTCTGTATGCCCTTGAGTTTCAATGCAGCACAATTCCAGATAATATATTAATCAAAAGGACAGAGAACTATGTTAACGCCGGTTATATCCCTATATGGATTCTCGGCGGTTCGCGGTTGCCTTCCATTTCGGGAAACACCATCACACTTTCAGGCTTTGATTATTTATTTCTCCGATCATCATCCCGCAACCCCGGCTTCATCCAAGCATATTGCCCCGACAGCGGCCGGATTTCCCTCATCCAGAATATCCTTCCTTATTCACCTTCAAAAGCTTTTGCCAGTATCCAATCATTTCCCCTCAGAAAACTTCAGCTTAATCAATTACTGTGCCCGGTCCCAGCCGGCCGGTTATCTTTGTTCCAATGGAAAAAACGGCTTGAACGAAGCAAACTTGCGATTGGTGCTAATCCAAGGTCTCCTCATCAACTTTTTCTCGAAGAGTTGTATAAGGCTGGGTTGAACATTTTCCTTCTCCCGGCTGAAATTGGTTTGCCATGCTATAACGCTGCTGCGATTGCGACGTTTCCAGTCATCTGGCAGATGTATATTTATCTCGATTTGCTAGGAAAGGCGCTGCCCGGAGACGTTATTACAGCCGAAGAGGCTGCGGCATGTTTATTTAGGCGGGCGGAAAGGGGGCAACTCATTTTTCGAAAGCTTCCTCTGGCAAAAGAAATATCTGAGGAGAGCGCGGCTGCGGAATATTTGGCGATGCTTTCTTCCTTCGGGCTGCTTAAAAGGAAAGGAGAGGGAACGTTTATTTTGCAAAAAGGATTTACCTTTCCTAAAAGTAATGCGGAACAATTTGTCCTATCAGAAGCTTTTTACGGAAAATACCGTTGA
- a CDS encoding peptide ABC transporter substrate-binding protein — protein sequence MKKRFSIFFSMLLVMSLFLAACGGGEKADGDKDKGKEGDKKSDVPQEMRVNINSEPFSLHPGLANDSTSGGVLLQTFEGLTRIDKDGKPQPAMAEDIEVSDDLTQYTFKLRDAKWTNGDPVKASDFVYAWKWALDPANQSQYAYQLYYVKGGQAINEGKAKPETLGVEAKDEKTLVVTLENPTPYFLELTAFYTYFPVNEKVATANDKWYTEAGDDYVSNGPFKLSEWAHQDKIVIEKNEDYWDADAVSLTKVEMFMINDPNTELSMFDNGELDWAGSPFGTLPTDALKQLKDAGNLNIKPIAGTYWYKFQTEKPPLNNKNIRKALAYAIDRKAVVENITQGGQVPAMAIVPPSMIKENDKGYYNDKDVAKAKEFLETGLKELGYKDVSELPPITLSYNTSEAHQKIAQAIQDMWKKELGVEVTLDNAEWAVYIDKMHKGDYMVGRMGWLGDFNDPINFLEMFRDKNGGNNDTFWENAEYKQLLIDSQKEGDADKRLEMLKKAESIFMDEMPVAPIYFYTNVWVKNDKLKDVVVSGLGDVQLKWAKFE from the coding sequence GTGAAGAAAAGATTTTCCATCTTTTTCAGTATGCTTCTCGTAATGAGCTTGTTCCTTGCAGCGTGCGGCGGCGGCGAAAAAGCCGATGGCGACAAGGACAAAGGCAAGGAAGGCGATAAAAAGTCCGATGTGCCGCAGGAAATGCGCGTCAATATCAACTCCGAGCCATTCTCCCTTCATCCGGGACTGGCTAACGATTCAACATCCGGAGGAGTACTTCTCCAAACTTTTGAAGGCTTGACCCGTATCGATAAGGATGGCAAGCCACAGCCTGCTATGGCTGAAGACATCGAGGTATCCGATGACCTTACACAGTACACGTTCAAGCTCCGCGATGCAAAGTGGACAAACGGCGATCCTGTAAAGGCATCCGATTTCGTCTATGCTTGGAAATGGGCTCTTGACCCTGCCAACCAGTCACAGTATGCTTACCAGCTTTACTATGTGAAGGGTGGCCAGGCTATCAACGAAGGAAAAGCGAAGCCTGAAACACTTGGTGTTGAAGCAAAGGATGAAAAGACACTCGTTGTTACCCTTGAAAACCCGACTCCATACTTCCTTGAGTTGACTGCTTTCTATACTTACTTCCCAGTAAACGAGAAGGTAGCTACAGCAAATGACAAGTGGTATACAGAAGCGGGCGATGACTATGTGTCCAACGGACCTTTCAAACTTTCTGAATGGGCTCACCAGGACAAAATCGTTATTGAAAAGAACGAAGACTACTGGGATGCTGACGCAGTCAGCCTGACTAAAGTCGAAATGTTCATGATCAATGACCCGAATACTGAATTGTCAATGTTCGATAATGGCGAACTTGACTGGGCTGGTTCACCGTTCGGCACACTTCCAACAGACGCTCTTAAGCAGCTGAAGGATGCCGGCAACCTGAATATCAAGCCAATTGCTGGTACTTACTGGTATAAGTTCCAGACTGAAAAGCCGCCATTGAACAACAAAAACATCCGTAAAGCACTTGCTTATGCGATTGACCGCAAGGCAGTTGTAGAAAATATCACTCAGGGCGGCCAGGTTCCTGCAATGGCAATCGTACCGCCTTCCATGATCAAAGAAAATGATAAAGGCTATTACAACGACAAAGATGTTGCTAAGGCAAAGGAATTCCTGGAGACAGGATTGAAGGAACTTGGCTACAAAGATGTTTCCGAGCTTCCTCCTATCACTCTGTCCTACAATACTTCTGAAGCACACCAAAAGATTGCACAGGCAATCCAGGATATGTGGAAGAAGGAGCTTGGCGTTGAAGTTACCCTTGATAACGCTGAGTGGGCAGTTTACATCGATAAAATGCACAAAGGCGATTACATGGTTGGACGTATGGGATGGCTCGGCGATTTCAACGACCCAATCAACTTCCTTGAAATGTTCCGTGACAAAAACGGCGGTAACAACGATACATTCTGGGAAAATGCTGAATACAAACAGCTTCTGATTGATTCACAAAAAGAAGGCGATGCTGATAAGCGCCTTGAAATGCTGAAGAAAGCAGAATCAATTTTCATGGACGAAATGCCAGTTGCACCAATCTACTTCTACACTAACGTTTGGGTTAAGAATGACAAACTTAAGGATGTAGTTGTATCCGGTCTGGGCGATGTCCAGTTGAAGTGGGCTAAATTCGAGTAA
- a CDS encoding ABC transporter permease: MQIPKEKFQVVGSRASEAEKIEKPSLSFWKDVVIRFRKNKLAMFGVVLLILLIFMAIFGPYMTDHDYRTNNLMNTNKAPNGDHWFGTDDLGRDVFARTWEGARISLFIGVAAALVDFFIGVFYGGLAGYKGGRTDDIMMRIADILWGVPYLLLVILLMVVLGQGVGTMILAMTITGWINMSRIVRGQVLSLKGQEFVLASRTLGADLPRIMGKHLIPNTMGPILVTMTLSIPSAIFTESFLSYLGLGLTPPLASWGTMASDGLPALKYYPWRLFFPATFICLTIFAFNVIGDGLRDALDPRLRK; this comes from the coding sequence ATGCAGATACCTAAAGAGAAATTCCAGGTTGTTGGATCAAGGGCTTCGGAAGCTGAAAAAATCGAAAAACCGAGCCTGTCATTCTGGAAGGATGTCGTCATTCGTTTCCGAAAAAACAAGCTTGCCATGTTTGGAGTCGTTCTCCTCATACTCTTGATTTTCATGGCAATCTTTGGACCATATATGACCGATCATGATTATCGGACAAACAATCTAATGAACACTAACAAGGCGCCAAATGGTGACCACTGGTTTGGAACTGATGACCTTGGCCGCGATGTTTTTGCCCGTACATGGGAGGGAGCGCGTATTTCCCTGTTCATCGGTGTTGCAGCTGCTCTTGTTGACTTCTTCATTGGTGTTTTCTATGGCGGCTTAGCAGGATACAAGGGCGGGCGCACGGATGATATCATGATGCGGATAGCCGATATCCTTTGGGGAGTTCCATATTTGCTGCTCGTCATCCTGTTAATGGTTGTTTTGGGACAAGGAGTAGGGACTATGATTCTTGCCATGACGATAACGGGCTGGATAAACATGTCCAGGATCGTACGGGGGCAGGTGCTATCCCTGAAAGGCCAGGAGTTTGTCTTGGCATCAAGAACATTGGGAGCAGATTTGCCGCGTATCATGGGCAAACACCTCATTCCGAATACAATGGGTCCGATATTGGTCACGATGACCCTGTCGATTCCATCGGCTATTTTTACCGAATCATTCCTTAGTTATCTGGGGCTTGGATTGACACCTCCGCTAGCGAGCTGGGGAACAATGGCTTCTGATGGCCTGCCGGCACTGAAATATTACCCTTGGCGGTTATTCTTCCCGGCAACGTTCATCTGTTTGACCATTTTCGCATTTAACGTAATCGGTGATGGATTGCGCGATGCACTAGATCCAAGACTTCGAAAATAA
- the spxA gene encoding transcriptional regulator SpxA produces the protein MVTLYTSPSCTSCRKAKSWLEEHEIPYTERNIFSEPLSIDEIKEILRMTEDGTDEIISTRSKTFQKLDVNLETMPLQNLFELIKDNPGLLRRPIILDEKRLQVGYNEDEIRRFLPRKVRTFQLREAQRLVN, from the coding sequence ATGGTAACGCTATACACTTCACCAAGTTGTACATCATGCAGAAAAGCAAAATCATGGCTGGAAGAACATGAAATTCCATACACAGAACGTAATATTTTTTCTGAACCTTTGTCAATTGATGAGATCAAGGAAATACTCAGGATGACAGAAGATGGAACAGATGAGATTATTTCGACCCGCTCTAAAACATTCCAAAAGCTGGACGTGAATCTTGAAACCATGCCGCTCCAGAATCTGTTTGAATTGATTAAGGATAACCCGGGCCTATTGCGCCGCCCGATCATCCTCGATGAGAAAAGGCTCCAGGTCGGTTATAATGAAGACGAAATCAGACGCTTCCTTCCACGGAAGGTCAGGACTTTCCAACTTCGCGAAGCTCAGCGCCTAGTCAATTAA
- a CDS encoding ABC transporter ATP-binding protein: MPEKLLEIKNLKQHFNVGRPNMVKAVDGVTFDIYRGETLGLVGESGCGKSTTGRTIIRLYDATDGQVLFNGEDVHGHKSAKKLKEFNRKMQMIFQDPYASLNPRMTVADIIAEGIDIHGLAKNRKERMQRVYELLETVGLNKEHANRYPHEFSGGQRQRIGIARALAVEPDFIIADEPISALDVSIQAQVVNLMKKLQREKGLTYLFIAHDLSMVKYISDRIGVMYYGKMVELAPAEELYKNPFHLYTQSLLSAIPLPDPDSERTRKRKAYDPNVHNYGENEKVEMREVTPGHFVYCSEKEFEQFKAQLR, translated from the coding sequence ATGCCTGAAAAATTGCTTGAAATCAAAAACCTCAAACAGCATTTCAATGTTGGCAGGCCCAATATGGTAAAAGCTGTTGACGGAGTTACATTTGACATTTATAGAGGCGAAACACTTGGGCTTGTCGGTGAATCCGGGTGCGGAAAGTCAACGACGGGTCGTACAATCATCCGCCTGTATGATGCGACAGATGGACAGGTCCTTTTCAATGGGGAAGATGTACATGGCCATAAATCGGCGAAGAAGCTGAAAGAATTCAACCGAAAAATGCAAATGATTTTCCAGGATCCCTATGCCTCACTTAACCCGCGTATGACCGTGGCGGATATCATCGCAGAAGGGATAGATATCCATGGCCTTGCGAAAAACAGGAAAGAACGGATGCAGCGTGTATATGAGCTTCTGGAAACAGTAGGCCTTAACAAGGAACACGCCAACCGGTATCCGCATGAGTTCTCAGGCGGACAAAGGCAGCGTATCGGAATTGCGCGCGCTTTAGCGGTAGAACCTGATTTTATCATCGCAGATGAGCCAATTTCCGCTCTTGATGTTTCCATTCAGGCACAGGTGGTTAACCTGATGAAGAAACTTCAAAGAGAAAAAGGGCTGACTTACCTGTTTATCGCCCATGACCTGTCAATGGTTAAATACATCAGTGACAGAATCGGGGTTATGTATTATGGAAAGATGGTTGAATTGGCGCCGGCGGAGGAGCTATATAAAAATCCTTTCCATCTTTATACACAATCACTTCTGTCAGCGATCCCACTGCCTGATCCGGACAGTGAGCGGACACGGAAGAGAAAAGCATATGACCCGAACGTCCACAACTATGGAGAAAATGAAAAAGTGGAAATGAGGGAAGTAACGCCAGGGCATTTTGTCTATTGCTCAGAGAAAGAATTTGAACAATTCAAAGCCCAACTAAGATAA